In the genome of Alphaproteobacteria bacterium, one region contains:
- a CDS encoding glutamine synthetase family protein: MSDLIEWITRHRATEVECLVPDISGIARGKILPASKFKDSLTDRGLRLPEAIFVQTVTGEFADSAATSDTNSDVYLVPDASTIRPVPWYEEPTAQVICDAFYADGSVVDLAPRYVLQRVLALYAERGWRPVVAPEIEFFLVKVNADPDYPLEPPIGRSGRMETGRQAYGIEAANEFDPIVEDLYDYCEAQGLEVDTINHEAGAAQMEINFQHGDALDLADQVFVFKRTLRQAANKHKVYATFMAKPMQDEPGSAMHIHQSVVDADSGRNLFATATGLDSALFRSHIAGLQKFIPTVMPVFAPNPNSYRRLRRHSDAPINTHWGQDNRTCGLRVPISAGESRRVENRVAGADVNPYLAIAASLACGYLGMTGKMKPKPAVTGSAYRLAYNLPQHLPDALSKMSASRPMRELLGDRFVDALIDVKREEWSAYQAVISPWEREHLLLNV, from the coding sequence ATGTCGGATCTCATCGAGTGGATTACGCGGCACCGGGCGACCGAGGTCGAATGCCTGGTGCCGGACATCTCGGGCATTGCCCGCGGCAAGATCCTGCCCGCCAGCAAGTTCAAGGACAGCCTGACCGACCGCGGCCTGCGCCTGCCCGAGGCAATCTTCGTGCAGACGGTGACCGGCGAGTTCGCCGACAGCGCGGCCACCAGCGACACAAACTCCGACGTCTACCTGGTGCCCGACGCCAGCACGATCCGACCGGTGCCGTGGTACGAGGAGCCGACGGCTCAGGTGATCTGCGATGCCTTCTATGCCGACGGCTCGGTGGTCGACCTGGCGCCGCGCTATGTGCTGCAGCGCGTGCTCGCGCTCTATGCCGAGCGCGGCTGGCGGCCGGTGGTGGCCCCGGAGATCGAGTTCTTCCTGGTCAAGGTCAACGCCGACCCGGACTACCCGCTGGAGCCGCCGATCGGCCGTTCCGGGCGCATGGAGACCGGGCGCCAGGCCTATGGCATCGAGGCGGCCAACGAGTTCGATCCGATCGTCGAGGACCTCTACGACTATTGCGAGGCGCAGGGGCTGGAGGTCGACACCATCAACCACGAGGCCGGCGCCGCGCAGATGGAGATCAACTTCCAGCACGGCGACGCGCTGGACCTCGCCGACCAGGTCTTCGTATTCAAGCGGACGCTGCGGCAGGCGGCGAACAAGCACAAGGTCTATGCCACCTTCATGGCCAAGCCGATGCAGGACGAGCCCGGCAGCGCCATGCACATCCATCAGTCCGTGGTCGACGCCGACAGCGGCCGCAACCTGTTCGCGACCGCGACCGGGCTGGATTCGGCGCTGTTCCGCAGCCACATCGCCGGCCTGCAGAAGTTCATCCCGACGGTGATGCCGGTTTTCGCGCCCAACCCGAACAGCTATCGCCGGCTGCGGCGGCATTCGGACGCACCGATCAACACCCACTGGGGCCAGGACAACCGCACCTGCGGCCTGCGCGTGCCGATCTCGGCCGGTGAATCCCGCCGGGTGGAGAACCGGGTTGCCGGCGCCGACGTCAATCCCTACCTCGCCATCGCCGCATCGCTGGCCTGCGGCTATCTCGGCATGACCGGCAAGATGAAGCCGAAGCCGGCGGTGACCGGCAGCGCCTACCGGCTGGCCTACAACCTGCCGCAGCACCTGCCCGATGCACTGTCGAAGATGTCCGCGTCGCGGCCGATGCGCGAGCTGCTGGGCGACCGCTTCGTCGACGCCCTGATCGACGTCAAGCGCGAGGAGTGGAGCGCCTATCAGGCGGTGATCAGCCCCTGGGAGCGCGAGCACCTGCTGCTGAACGTCTGA